Proteins from a genomic interval of Anolis sagrei isolate rAnoSag1 chromosome 1, rAnoSag1.mat, whole genome shotgun sequence:
- the LOC132773124 gene encoding olfactory receptor 5AR1-like encodes MVEGNHTRVNEFVLLGLVDSPQMKLMFFVVILAIYLVALAGNLGIILLIRIDPQLQKPMYFFLSHLSILDFGYSSAIAPKMLENFLVEERTISYRDCAVQMYFFVFCASTECILLAAMAYDRYVAICNPLLYMLVMSPKMCALMVAGSYLVGFVNAMTQTISTFSLSFCNSNVINHFFCDVPPLLALSCTDTSTNEMVLFVFATVLGIFTSAEIMVSYIFILCEILQIHSTSGKQKAFSTCASHLGTVIIFYGTTVFMYLRPSSSYSMDQDKWASVFYTVVIPMLNPLIYSMRNKEVKNALRRTMGRRHIWSLS; translated from the exons ATGGTCGAAGGAAACCACACAAGAGTGAATGAGTTTGTCCTCTTGGGATTAGTGGACAGTCCTCAAATGAAGCTGATGTTCTTTGTTGTGATATTAGCAATATATTTGGTAGCTCTGGCAGGGAATCTTGGAATTATCCTGTTAATCAGAATTGACCCTCAACTCCAGAAACCCATGTATTTCTTCCTCAGCCATTTGTCCATCTTAGATTTTGGATATTCCTCAGCTATTGCCCCTAAGATGCTGGAGAACTTTTTGGTGGAAGAGAGAACCATTTCCTACAGAGATTGTGCTGTGCAGATGTATTTCTTTGTCTTCTGTGCAAGTACTGAGTGCATACTCTTGGCCGCAATGGCATATGACCGGTATGTTGCCATCTGCAACCCTCTCTTGTACATGTTGGTGATGTCCCCAAAAATGTGTGCTCTGATGGTGGCTGGATCCTACCTTGTTGGCTTTGTGAATGCAATGACCCAGACCATCTCcaccttttccctctctttttgtaACTCCAATGTCATCAACCATTTCTTCTGTGATGTTCCCCCTTTGCTAGCTCTTTCCTGCACTGACACAAGCACCAACGAAATGGTGTTATTTGTATTTGCCACGGTTCTGGGAATATTCACATCAGCAGAAATTATGGTTTCATACATATTCATCCTCTGTGAAATCTTGCAGATCCACTCAACTAGTGGGAAGCAAAAGGCTTTTTCAACATGTGCCTCACACTTGGGGACAGTCATCATTTTTTATGGGACAACAGTTTTCATGTACCTGCGACCAAGCTCAAGCTATTCCATGGATCAGGACAAATGGGCCTCAGTGTTTTATACTGTAGTGATTCCCATGCTGAACCCATTGATCTACAGCATGAGGAACAAGGAAGTGAAAAATGCCCTGAGGAG GACTATGGGTAGAAGACATATATGGTCCTTATCTTGA
- the LOC132764478 gene encoding olfactory receptor 2F1-like: protein MGSINQTWNMEFFLLGLSTHPETQKCLFALFLVMYLVILAGNMLIMLVVSRDMHLHTPMYYFLSHLSFLDICYTTTVIPKMLSNFLAKHKTISFVGCMTQMYISLSLGATEFILLTVMAYDRYMAICHPLHYSTIMSQGLCTQMAAECWLSGFVSGVVITVSTLHLPFCGKKTINHFVCEVLAVQHLACSSSFVGDAIMLGAGTLILLIPFILVVMSYVYILTTILHIRSAEGRHRAFSTCSAHLMVVSLCYGTAIFVYLRPRSHYFPKQGKTISVFYCIVTPMLNPMIYSLRNQEVKAALVKLSEEMRKGRTLPCL from the coding sequence ATGGGAAGCATCAATCAGACATGGAATATGGAGTTTTTCCTCTTGGGTTTGTCCACTCATCCAGAAACCCAGAAATGCCTTTTTGCTCTTTTTCTAGTGATGTATCTTGTCATCCTTGCAGGGAATATGCTCATCATGCTGGTGGTAAGCAGGGACATGCACTTGCACACTCCAATGTATTATTTTCTGAGCCATCTCTCATTTCTGGACATCTGCTATACCACCACAGTCATCCCTAAAATGCTGTCTAACTTCCTAGCAAAGCACAAAACCATCTCCTTTGTAGGTTGCATGACACAGATGTATATATCGCTGTCTTTAGGAGCTACTGAATTCATCCTGTTGACTGTTATGGCATATGACCGCTATATGGCCATTTGTCATCCTTTGCATTATAGTACCATTATGAGTCAGGGGCTGTGTACGCAAATGGCAGCTGAGTGTTGGCTCAGTGGGTTTGTGAGTGGTGTAGTAATAACAGTGTCCACTCTACATTTGCCATTCTGTGGGAAGAAGACCATCAACCATTTTGTCTGTGAAGTGTTAGCTGTCCAGCATTTGGCATGCTCTAGCTCCTTTGTTGGGGATGCAATCATGCTGGGAGCTGGGACGCTTATTCTGCTCATACCCTTTATTCTTGTGGTAATGTCTTATGTCTACATCCTCACAACCATCCTTCACATCCGATCAGCTGAGGGAAGACACAGAGCGTTTTCCACCTGCTCAGCCCACCTAATGGTGGTGAGCCTGTGCTATGGGACAGCCATCTTTGTCTACCTGAGGCCCAGATCCCACTATTTTCCCAAGCAGGGGAAAACTATCTCGGTGTTCTATTGCATCGTTACTCCCATGCTGAACCCCATGATCTACAGTTTGAGAAATCAAGAAGTAAAGGCTGCCCTGGTCAAGCTTAGTGAGGAAATGAGGAAAGGGAGAACCCTACCTTGCTTGTGA